The following are from one region of the Nicotiana tomentosiformis chromosome 7, ASM39032v3, whole genome shotgun sequence genome:
- the LOC138896174 gene encoding uncharacterized protein translates to MAKISKIVPHKEKASSSQSTAVKTLMEPRPEEFVPGACVLTSDFKVDKASSVPDRCLGKDTVMRPPSVEEETSAPVPKPTKDNKRKRAFTSEDPEPKTRMAHKPRRKIIPLTEESVRRLRDKDEEEEEEEEEEVGRFVLVARVKKTIDTPKAAGSMVVYEAQPRTEGISEKDSGRVPESLEIQDSSHRSQQKVGISEGAGPKALRTEENDPSESLGAIAAAVHREACSRSRAKLHRAKELEADAEALASDDDDDDDGSKRGSESEEEPDGEETASRDNQET, encoded by the exons ATGGCGAAAATATCAAAAATTGTTCCTCacaaagaaaaagcttcttcttcacagtcTACCGCCGTCAAAACACTGAtggaaccacggcctgaggagtttgttcctggggcgtgtgttcttacctccgattttaaggtcgataaagccTCGTCGGTTCCTGATCGAT gctTGGGCAAAGATACGGTTATGAGGCCCCCGTCCGTTGAGGAAGAGACTTCGGCCCCGGTTCCGAAACCGACGAAAgacaataagagaaaaagggccttcACTTCCGAGGATCCAGAACCCAAGACAAGGATGGCTCATAAGCCGAGGAGGAAAATTATCCCTCTGACCGAAGAATCCGTTCGGCGTCTGAGGGataaagatgaagaagaagaagaagaagaagaagaagaagttggcAGGTtcgtactggtggcccgagtgaagaaaacaaTCGATACCCcaaaggcagctggatcgatggtggtttatgAAGCTCAGCCTCGAACTGAGGGGATATcagagaaagattcgggcagagtTCCCGAATCATTAGAGATCCAGGATTcttcccaccgaagtcaacaaaagGTGGGTATATCTGAAGGGGCCGGCCCTAaagctctccgaactgaggagaacgacccaagcgagtcgcttggggcaata gctgcagcagttcatcgagaagcatgttctcggtctcgagctaaGCTGCATCG ggctaaagagcttgaagccgatgCAGAAGccctggcttccgatgatgacgatgatgatgacggGAGCAAGAGAGGGTCTGAGAGCGAGGAGGAGCCCGACGGAGAAGAGACCGCCTCCAGAGATAACCAAGAGACTTAG